The genome window ACATTATGGaggcattattttaaataaataaatcaaaattaaattgtaaaataaatttaaattaaattaaaaataaataaattgaataaaataaactcTCAACTCATATTAAATGTTATTACCaaggtttattattttattttattttattttatttttggttatttGGTTTATCAatcacaaaaaaaagttaaattataaATTTCTATATGCATAAAATACATTATGAaggcatttttttaattaataaatcaaaattaaattgtaaaataaacttaaattaaattaaaaataaataaattgaataaaatatacTCTCAACTCATATGTTATTACCcaggtttattattttattttattttattttattttttgattatttgGTTTATCAatcacaaaaaaagttaaaatataaatttctatATGCGTAAATAATATTATGGaggcatttttttaattaataaatcaaaattaaattgtaaaataaacttaaattaaattaaaaataaataaattgaataaaataaactcTCAACTCATATTTAATGTTATTACCcaggtttattattttattttattttattttattttggattatTTGGTTTATCAATCAGAAAAAAGTTATATTATACATTTCTATATGCATAAAATACATTATGGaggcattttttaaataaataaatcaaaatgaaatggtaaaataaatttaaattaaattaaaaataaataaataaaataaaataaactctcAACTCATATTTAATGTTATTACCCAGGTCttataaaaatcatttttataaaattttttaatcaatcaaaattaagttctaaaataaataaaaattgtattctttattctattttataataaatacatatttcatgaaaatacattgtacggttgtaaatatatttatttgataaaatacaTAGTCCCatagtgcataacaaaacataaataaaaaaaataatcccACATCTAGTTTATGTACAATagctaaaattttattttattttattttatttagatttatttatttaaatgtctcCGTAATGTATTTTATGCATATAGAAATGTGTGATTTAACTTgataaaccaaataaaataaaatatacattttagtttATATTAGTCAAATAGTTAAATttagttaaattaaataaaagatgCATTATggagttaatatttttattttacataaaaatactTTATGtggttattttattctattttaactGAATctaaattttattataaaaaataatcccATAGTGCATAACAagacataaataaacaaaatccgaCATCTGGTTTATGTACAAtggctgaaaaaataaaaataaataaataaataaaataaaatattattttagtttaaataGTTTTGGTTTATAAGTTTTTAGTTTATAGTCTTGCCTCAACTCCTTAATGCTAAGTCTTATAATAATCATTTTTTACAAGTCAatcaaaatttaattaaaaaaataaaaaataaaataaaataaaatatgtattatggaagtattttattattaatacatatttcataaaaatacactattttgttgttttattccaTTTGaactaaatctaaatttaaattgTAACATAAATACCATAGTGCACAACAAGACAAACAAATATATCCCACAtctggttaaaataaaataaaattaaattaaattaaattaaattaaaaaattaaatgagggaaacaaaataaaataaagtgattaTTGTAAGAACTTTAGAAGATTATTATGAGTCTATAAACTGAAGATGCTCAGGGTGTGTTAACAGGTTTGGCTCATTCCCAGTCTTTAGAGAGCACTTGTAAATATTAGGACTAGTTTGTAGATGACAGGAGGGCTGGTGTACACTCCTCTGACAGCCCTATAAAGTGTGAAGTGAGCTGATCCAGATACTCTCATCTCTGTGTGTTACGCCTTTAAACACAGACTCCAGAAATACGAAAATGATCAGTTTATAAAGTAGAGAGGTTTGGAAAAGCAAAACATGCTTTAGATGCCACATTTATCTGTTTTCAGTCTCTATATTGGATTGGTATCCTGTTTAAATCATTGCAAACCACACACATCACAACAATGCATGAGCAGTAATAATCCAATCAACAAAGCTACTGATGAAACTTTTAATTGCCAGAAGTTTTAGGACCAGATGGAAAAGGTCTAAGTACCTAAGACAGTCTAAGAATGAACACAATGCATCATGCATCCATGCATCCAAAACAAGGACATAAAAGCATCAGATTGCAGAGGTTGTTCTGTTCCAAACACGCGTTTATTGGTCGAGAGGGAAAGGAGGGATGTGTGTTGTTCCTGAAGGCCAAACCTGCCATGGTTTTGGTAATCAGAAGCAGCTGTGCTGGCAGCGGCTCCGCAGCTAATCTGAAACACAAGGTCTCTGCAGCGTTCTGCTCCTTATTAAAACCCTCATCCATGATCTGATTACCATCTTTAGCAGCAGTTCATCTCACAAAGTGAAGCTGCTGTTGACAGTCGTGTTTTAAAGActtgaaatatgtcacaatatgtAAAAAAGTAaagaataaatattataaataaaaaagtacaccAAAAATAGAAAAACTGAAAAACTGCTCAAATCGTAATAATctgtattctttattttattttattattatttatttattttcttaactCTGAAAAcaaattacttaattttttttatttattattgtcttTGCTCAGATCTTAATAATCGAAtctaataaaacttaattttttttttttttattttaggctttttctgtaaacataaacataaaattaaaataataacataaaacataaaattattttatttattttatcttattttaggcTTTTTTcttaaatcaaatttttttttttaaattgtctttGCTCAGATCTtaataatctaatctaataaaacagaaataaatttgattttattttaggctttttcTGTAAATCTAAaaactgatttattttaatttattattttctttgctCAAATCTTTATAGTCTAAtctaataaaacagaaaattattttagtttagtttagtttaggctTTTTTCTCAAATCTGAAAACAgactattttttaattttattatatttgctCAAATCTtaataatctaatctaataaaacagaaataaattttattttattttattttaggacttTTCTGTAAATCTAAaaactgatttattttaatttattattttctttgctCAAATCTTAATAGTCTAAtctaataaaacagaaaattattttattttatttttattttattgtattttattttattttagtctttTTTCTCCAATCTGAAAacagattattttattattattattattattgtctgcTCAAATcttaataatgtaatataataaaacagaaaattattttattttaatttttattttaggcgTTTTCCTCAAATCTTAACTCCTTAAATCTTTATTGTCTTTGATAAAATCTtaataatctaatctaataaaacagaaaattatttaatttaattaattgtattaattgtattgtaataaaacagaaatgtattttttattttattttattttattttattgtattttattttattttatgctttttCCTCACATCTTAATTCCTCAAATATTTATTGTCTTTGCTCACATCTAAATCTTGTTTTATTTCACGTCTTATTTTACTTTAGGCTGTTCCCTCGTATCTTAATTTATCAAATCTAAATTGTTTTTGCTCAGATTTtaataatctaatctaataagtatttgatttgattttaggcTTTTTCCTTACATCTTAATAACccttataatttaaattaaaaaaactaatattttgtgAGAAAAACAAATGATTATTCAACCTCCTTTGTTCAGAGTTaatcagtgacatttttgttttctttttttcacatacatttaatatttaaatatttacattaatattacaatatgtacatttaaatatgatGCAAAAACATTATTCATTAAATcatataaattttaaatgtaaacagttacatttaaatataaaaaagtatgaaATTATACAcagtttaatataaatataacatattgtaagcatttacatttaaatataacaaatgtatgaaaTTATGAATTCTTGAGTTGTGGTTGCATTTGCTTGTAAAGTTCGtcattgatttttgttttgtttttttagagtcTTTCCATCATTATGTGTGTACCATGGTGAAgttcctctttttttctgtctCATAGGAATGTGTAACCCCAGAAATTACAACGACAGTCCTGCCACCTCCAAGAGCACCGTAGAGGAGCTGTACCGACCAATCCCGTCGCTCTTCCGCGCGCTGACTGAAGGCGACGCCCCCATTAACATGATGGTGGTGTCCTTCCCCGTCGCTGAGGAACTCTCCCACCACGAGAACCTTGTGTCTTTTCTGGAGACGCTCGACAGCCAGAGCCACAACATCTCACTGCCCAGCAGAAGCAGCGTCCATGATGGTGCGTACCGCCAGAGAAATATGTAggacaacatatgtgaccctggaccacaaaaccagtcataaggttaaattttacaaaactgagatgtatacatcatatgaaagctcagtaaataagctttctattgatgcatggtttgttaggatatgacaatatttggccgagatacaaccatttgaaaatctggaatctgagggtgcaaaaaatcaaaatactgagaaaatcacctttaaagttgtccaaattaagttcttagcaatgcatattactaatcaaaaattaccttttgataggtttacagtaggaattttacaaaaaatcttcatggaacatgatctttacttaatttcctaatgatttttgacataaaagaaaaatcaataattttgacccatacaatgtatttttggctattgctacaaatataccccagcgacttaagactggttttgtggtccagggtcacatattaaaacacAGTTTTTCTCTTGTTTCTGAATACCGAAGATGATTAGACATTAATAAACTGGATGCTGTTTTatactgtcaagctccaaaaagggCGTAAAAGCAACTTAAAAAGAATCTGTACAACTCTTGcagtatatttttgtaattttgtatgaAAAATTATTATTCAACCTACCTTcactgtatggaaaaaaataagcttagttaattaaatatttgttatttaatagAAGTCGACTATTTCAGTGGctagtttttttatttactactcgAAATGtaaattacaaatttaaatatttttaataaaataatataaataaacatttaaatacaaaaaggGAAATTATGTGTCACAATACTTACTCAAAATTCACTTGAAGTAAATTAAAATACCTCTTAATGTATAAACTTACCATAAGCTACAAAAATGCACAATTTTTCAGCAAAATATTCCAGCTTTTGTTTTTCCATGGAATGAAAAAGTAGGTTGAATAATGTTTTGTTTGCTACacagaatattttatttatgcagTTTACCATAAACGCAGGTTTTTTATTCTATAAATTAAATGAATTctgattttaaataatgtaaattaaatataagtGATTATTATTAGACTTCATTATTACAATCTGAgctaaaactataaataaaaacaattaaaataaaataaaatgcttttccccccgtgcatttattttttattatttacaaaaatacaacatttgtatatatttattcgtttttgtttttgtttatttatgtttatttttcagGTGAACAATTActacaaaatgttacatttatttacaatatataaatttaaaaatatatatttttttgtaaataattattgtaaatatttttataataataataataataattattattattattattattattaataataataataattaaataaaataaatatacatttacatgTAAATATAAGCAGTTTCAATATCATATCAAAATATTTACTCAGAGttcacaaaaaaatttaaatgcaaaCATTTTACATCATTTATAGTCTTAGCTCAAATCCTCATAATAAATTCTGACAAGAATCAcctatattttatttctatttttctatttttttaataatttaaaataaaatttaattacagAATAAAAAACCCAGATAAAGATTAAAATGATTGTAAACTgcatacatttattaatttaggaACTTAAATTAATTTGTAGAATAAAAAACATGTAATGCTTAACAATAAACTACAAAAACAATGAATATTGATAATATGTTGAAATATTTACTCAGAGTTtacttaaaaaatttaaatgcaaaagaaataaataatttgcagaattttaaaaattttatttcattgttttgtCTTTAATTTATAGTCTTAGCTCAAATCCTAAAAATAAATTCTGATAACAATAacctgttttaatttaatttaatttaatttaacttaaaatatcttaaaatttaattcaattacagaatAAAACCCACATAAAATGATTGTGAACTGcataaatttaaaagtaaaaaataaattaaatgcaaaaggaaaattcattttatttttattttattgtctttcctttatagttttagttcagttttagtttaatttgtttaattaaaaatcagaattaaattaatttataggATGAAAACATGTAATGCTTAAACGTATGGTAaactgcataaataaataaatattctgtgtAGCAAACAAAACATTATTCAACCTACTTTCATTCTAtggaaaaacaaaagaatatttTGCCAAAGATTTAGTTTGCTgtacttctcttctcttctcttctcttctcttctcttctcttctcttctcttctcttctcttctcttctcttctcttctcttctcttctcttctcttctcttctgttTCTGGTTGACACGTGCTCTTGTGTGATCTCTTCCTCCGGCTTTGGTCTCATTCCTCAGATGCCTTGTGTACGGTGGTCTACTTTGATGACTGCGTGTCCATCCGTCAGTGTAAGCAGTACTGCGAGTCGATGGGAGGATCAAAGTACCGCTGGTTTCATAACGCCTGCTGCGAGTGCATCGGACCCGAATGCCTGGACTACGGCAGTAAAGCCGTCAAATGCACGAACTGCCTAATCTGAGAAGCCAAACACGGACTGAACGCACTTCAGCTGCTGTTTTATTGTATAAAACACTTCTGGCCATTTCTGTTCTTGTTTACAAATCTTGTTTCTTATTTTGGTCTTTTGGAAAGGGTTTTTTGTAAGTTATCAAAATTGTTTGTGAATTATTACAGCAGCATGTAGAGGTCATTTCTCAAATCATATTCCATCTGTATATAGTTCTCGTTTCATATATATCTGGTTTGACTATTAAAAACTAAAGTGAAcgattgtgttttttgttgttgtttttttttttcaaatgaattcactgaagtttaaaaaaaaaatctgtatttgaaTACAGTTACATACAATATGAATGCTATTTTATTCAATAACCAAAGTTTACATTAAaatataccaaaatataaataatagaatgttcattttgtttcatagaacatttttaaaatgttacctGTTTCGGAATGTTCatgaaacatttaaaagtaacattcctTAAATGTTGGAAAATTATCAAATAGAATGTTGGAGCATTTAAAAAATtgacatttaaaatagaaaaaaaaaattgtatttgaatacAGTTACATACAATATGAATGCTATTTTATTCAATAACCAAAGTTAACATTAAAATATACctaaatataaataatagaatgttcattttgtttcatagaacatttttaaaatgttacctGTTTCGGAATGttcataaaacatttaaaagtaacattcctTAAATGTTGGAAAATGATCAAATAGAATGTTGGAGCATTAAAAAAATTTGACATTTAACATAGAAAAATAAGAAATGTATTTGAATAC of Garra rufa chromosome 10, GarRuf1.0, whole genome shotgun sequence contains these proteins:
- the LOC141344716 gene encoding twisted gastrulation protein homolog 1-A, which produces MLCLSSLWEECCDCVGMCNPRNYNDSPATSKSTVEELYRPIPSLFRALTEGDAPINMMVVSFPVAEELSHHENLVSFLETLDSQSHNISLPSRSSVHDDALCTVVYFDDCVSIRQCKQYCESMGGSKYRWFHNACCECIGPECLDYGSKAVKCTNCLI